The following proteins are encoded in a genomic region of Rissa tridactyla isolate bRisTri1 chromosome 5, bRisTri1.patW.cur.20221130, whole genome shotgun sequence:
- the EXOC1L gene encoding exocyst complex component 1-like translates to MSSLVKEELAKRLFGPRRLRLQEFIEVEEGSGAQRCYLCAAVTKSEEVEICMVKHLRVDREEKYEIVEKWFLKDLEMIDGKEADTDNPYFDMHFHKVYNLEAYSCASKYTFARTLNKLNEMYLKKDLKIVNFDDTYLNDDSIWSSNNRDCLVLMRICFYASNLLCLSLCPLS, encoded by the exons atGTCCTCGCTGGTGAAGGAGGAGCTGGCGAAGAGGCTGTTCGGCCCCCGGCGGCTGAGGCTGCAGGAGTTCATCGAGGTGGAGGAGGGCTCGGGCGCCCAGCGATGCTACCTGTGCGCCGCAG tgactAAAAGTGAAGAAGTAGAAATATGCATGGTTAAACACTTGCGAGTGGATCGAGAGGAGAAATATGAAATAGTTGAAAAGTGGTTTTTGAAAGATCTTGAGATGATTGATGGAAAAGAAGCAGATACT GATAATCCATATTTTGATATGCACTTCCACAAAGTCTACAATCTGGAAGCATATAGTTGTGCATCTAAATATACCTTTGCTCGAACGCTAAACAAACTGAATGAAATGTACCTTAAGAAGGACTTGAAGATCGTGAACTTTGACGACACCTACCTAAATGATGACTCAATCTGGTCATCCAACAACAGGGATTGCTTAGTACTTATGAGGATATGCTTCTATGCTTCCAACCTTTTATGTCTCTCCCTGTGTCCTTTGTCCTAA